The Methanomicrobiales archaeon HGW-Methanomicrobiales-1 genome includes a region encoding these proteins:
- a CDS encoding chromosome condensation protein CrcB, translating to MEPFVLVGIWGAIGSIFRFELAKLQPVRGLPIGTALVNILGSFAFSLVVFAALPGELYSLIGIGALGGFTTFSTFCFETFRMLEDHDYHTMITNMLINVAGSLAGVFGGYLLVLWLM from the coding sequence ATGGAGCCGTTTGTCCTGGTGGGAATCTGGGGAGCGATAGGATCGATCTTCCGTTTCGAGCTCGCGAAACTGCAACCGGTCCGGGGTCTCCCAATTGGGACAGCACTCGTAAATATCCTGGGAAGTTTTGCCTTCTCGCTCGTTGTCTTTGCTGCACTACCGGGCGAACTCTATTCACTGATCGGTATCGGGGCGCTGGGCGGGTTCACCACGTTCTCGACATTTTGTTTCGAGACGTTCCGCATGCTTGAAGACCATGATTATCATACGATGATTACCAATATGCTCATCAATGTTGCAGGCAGCCTCGCGGGTGTGTTCGGGGGGTATCTCCTTGTCCTGTGGCTCATGTGA